The sequence agataaataggtacccctccggtgggaaggtaaatggtgtttccatgcactgctctggttcgccacatgacccggaagctgtacgccggctccctcggccagtaaagcaagatgagcgttgcaaccccagagtcgaccatgactggacctaatagtcaggggtccctttacctttaaggaggtgtttgtggtgagttccagcacctctcccaAAGGTTTCAgccagggagtcttttccagacctacctggaaatgccaaggtTTGAAACTGGGCCCTTTTGAACACAGTTCTGCCTCTGAGCCATGGCTATTCCCTTATCAACTTGCAGCTGAGGTGAGATTTAAACCTCCGCTGGAGCTTCCAAGTTACAACACACGGCAGAAGTTGAGATGAAAAGAGACTGGCTGGTAGGAAGGGGGTCATCACATCAGCTCATGAACAAAGCAAGCAAGGGGCCCACGCGCCCATTCTGCAGATTCAAGAGTGAGCTGCGAAAGATTCTCAAACACGGtcctttctcttttcctccaGGCTGGGAATCAAAATCTGTGCATCTGACTGGAAAGTGGTGCTGGGCCGCGTGAGACTGACAGGCAGGTCTCAAAGGGGGCTGGAACGCAACGTGTCCGACATCATCCCTCACAAGGACTACGTCAATTACGACAAAGGTGATGACATCGCGCTGGTGCGCCTCAGCGAGCCTGTGAGCTACAGCCGGGACATTGCTCCCATCTGCCTGCCGCATGCCAACCACCGCTTTGCCTTCGGGACGCAGTGCTGGCTGAGCGGCTGGGGAGAAGTCGCCAATAACGGTGAGTGGGGAACGGGGGTCTCTCTGGTCAGAGGGGGAGGTTCATGTGGGCCTTGCTTCTGTGGTCGAGCTGTggttgcagaaggttccaggttcgtcCCTGCCAGCTCTGCTTAAAAGGATCAGGCAGCAGGTAGGCCTGGGAGAAGGAGTTCGATTCAGCTCACATCTATCAAATCCATGCTTTCCAAAACAGTACGGGAAtcgcagccatcctttgaaacatGTGCTTATCCAGACTTTGCAATGTGGTTGCACAACCATAGAACCTTTACCGAAATgcgtgtgttgggggggggagtgtgcaaTAAAACAGGAATGTATTGGTGAAAAGTGCATgatgttaggagaaattgcttgcaaaaaattagacaaaacagcatacaaaaatgtgtgtgttgggataaattcacactgagatgctgaagaattttcaggaggatttttaaaaggggaaattcacaaattgctgcagaaatgtagagaagtgaatttaagactgTGGAAATAAGAAGCTGAGAGAACGGAGAAATGgcagattcttccatccctagACTGCCTGGTGATGGAAAAGGGCCCATgcctgagagccactgccagtcagagaaggCAATACTAGCCTAAGTGGACTAAATGTTCTATATAGGGCAGGTAGCTTTTTGCATTCATAATTCAGATGCTGGCTTCACCAGGCCttatgggaagggccatagttcagcagcagagcatctgcttcacatgcaAACGGTCCCAGGTTCACTCTATGGCATCTCCCAGTAGGGGTGGGAATGTCCCCGGGAAAATCCCTggacagctgccagtcagtgtggacaatactgagacaGATGGAGCCATGGTCTGCCTCCATATAAGATCAGATGGTGGTTTCATCAGATCTTtggcggtgtgtgtgtgagggaccTGTGATTAGGAGCCAACCAACATGATCAGGGGTTGCTCCAAGCATCTTCTGCCCAGCTGCCTGGGACCACCTAATAACATTCTAACTGCACCCCATGCTCCCCTCCAGTCACCCTGCCAAAACCCATGAACCTCCAGGAGATGACCGTAGACCTGCTGACCAGCGACACCTGCAACTGCATCTACAGCAACCTACGCAACAGGAGGATCGTCAGCCCAGCTCGGCCTGGCATGGTCTGTGCCATGACTCCTGACCGCAAGAGGGGTCCTTGCAAGGTCAGCAAAAGATGAGCGAAACTGTCAAAGGAAGGATGTGGGTGGAATTGTGCTTCCCAACAAGATAGGCCCTGCCTTGCTAGATCAGGCCTAAATGCTTCACGTTTCAAGCAAGTTCATAGCCCTTACGGACATGCAAATAGGAGTTTGTGAGTAATGGCTGGAGAAACATTCAGAAGCCATCTGGAAGCTCGGCAAGGCTTTCAATAGTGAAGGGGTGCTGCTGCTTCAGGGCATGGTATAAGTCTCCACCTCTCCAGCACTACATTGGCTAGCATAGATAAATCAACAGGTGCAACAGCAAATCcccatgcatttatatgcagaCACAAGTAttatttcagggatggggaacctgtggctctcaatAAGGGTTGCTGGGCTCCAGCTCTGATAATCCTTggcccattggccatgttggctgtcgctgatccaacaatgtctggagggcagcaggttggcacaGCTGATTTTGTGGGCCTTACACCCAGGATGGCATGTTTAGGGTTTGCAGCCTACACGTGGGAAACGTACACTGTTTGAAATATTTGGTTTTCTTGGCGTAGGAACAGGGCGGGGGTAAGATTCAGGTTAGATTCAAGTCAAGAATGCAAAGGATCTTCCTTAAATCTTAAAAGTTTGGGCACTTTCTCCCTGACACGCATAACATCATTGGGCATTCCCCATTTTCCCAAGTATGATTGTGCCAGAGTGAGAGCGACCAGTTTTAGGTTGCAATCCTCCACCCCATATATCTGGGAGTAAATGTCATGGAATTGAAAaggacttacatctgagtggGGCTGGAGGCAATGCTAgtcttacttagagtagaccattgaaatgaatgaacacgaTGACCTTGggtccatttgtttcaatgggtctaatccgtttagcattggatacaactctatTTTTTCCTTTTGAGGGTAGAGCAGTGAAGACTAGTGATTGTCTTTGCCATGTCCGGCTAattgacaattattattattattattaataattgaatttctatactgccctatactcggaggtctcagggcggttcatagaAAAGATCACAGGAGCCCAACTGTATCCATTAGCTGCCACTGGCGAAAAATCAGCCAACCCCCCTGGGCCATTCGCTAGTGAAACCAGCAGCCAGCATAGCAACAAAACATTATGCACACCTATGTTACAAAGCTCCTCTTTCCACCCCAGGGCGATTCAGGTGGCCCTCTGGTCTGCATGGAGGATGGCTATTGGTTCCAGGCAGGGATCTTGAGTTTCTCCATGGGCTGCAGACAGTTCTTTGGCCCCACCGTCCTGACCGACACCGCTTTCTACGCCGACTGGATCAAGCGTTATGTCGAAAATGCCACCTTCGCCAGCCAGCCCGAACCCCGGCCCAATACCACTGACAAGTACATGTGCACAGGTATGGGTCTTTACCTAGGATTGCTGCAAATATATGGCTTCACAGCATCGGTTGGGGAGTCTGTGGCCCTTCAGGACTGTATTGCTgggactctaattcccatcagtccaagccagcatggctcctggtcagggatggtgggagctgtattctagcaacatctgaaagcataagattcttcttatgttcttctgacACCACATTTTCCTCTGCACCGGTTTCCAGGCTGCGGGGTGATGAAAGCGGACAGGCCTGGCGGAGGGGCAGAGGGTCTCTGGCCCTGGTACGTGAGCCTCCGGCACAAGGGTCAGCACGTCTGTGGAGCCACCTTGATTGCTGAGGACTGGGTCATCACCTCTGCGCAGTGCTTCATTGGGTGAGTGGAGATTGCATGGGCAAAGTTTTCCTGGTGGTCTCTGGGCATGTGAATGTGACATCCTGTGTTATGCTAGCCTACCTTGGATTCTTGTTGATGGCATcttctcctgcagcagcttctaTAACCTTCAGGAGAAGATGCCTTCTTTTTTGGCTGCTGTTTTTTGGCTGCTTTTTGGTAACAGCCAGAAAAATCTCCACAGGTGAAGCTTTCTCCAGTCAATTTCAGTTGTTGAATTTCTGCCCAATGCCCAACTGTTAAAGGTCTCCCAGCAGGCCTCCCAGTGGGAAAAAGGCATGCATATTCTGGCTGCAGAGTGCAGGAAGTTAATCCCACTTAGTCATATAGACAGTATTTGGTCTGTCTTGAGAGCTTAGTGACTGAGGGCATGTAGATGCAGTGTGGCAGCTAAGAATTATGAATCAGGGCATCCCCAGGTGAAATCTCTCCTCTGCTGGGTGCATTGGgtaggtggccttaggcaagctcCTGCATCTCATGTGTGGCGTGCGGGTGAGGGGGgttacctcacaggactgttgtaagCATTCACAAGATAAAATTTGTGAAGTGCTTCATGCATTCTAAATTGCTCTGCATTTCTTAAGTAGTATTATTACACTCAGGAGTCCTGGCTCCCCTAATTCCTGACTGCGGCCTCCTGGACCTGTCTTGGCGTGTGCAAACATATCAAGGCCAACCAAGTCCACGCAAATTCTGCAACCCAAATGCACGCTTCAATTCCTCCTGTCTCCTGTTTGTCAGGCTCCAGGAACCCGAGGGCTGGGAGGTGCTGCTGGGTGAGCAGCGGGAAGAGGGCAAGCAGACGTGGCAGGAGAAGAGGGCCATCCAGCAGATTGAACTCCACGGTGCCTATGTGGAGGCGAAGGAAGGTCACGACATTGCGATGGCCAAGCTGTCCCAGCCTGTGGTGTTCAATGACAGAATCCGGGCCATCTGCGCCCCGTACGCCAACCACCAGTTCCCCTTCGGCTCTACCTGCTGGACCCGCGGACGGAGAATTGGTATGTCGGGGAGGAGCATGGTGCGACTGTGCAAGattatcttaataataataataataataataataataataataataatattattatttataccccgcccatctggctggttttccccagccactctggtcggctcccaacagaatattaataatagtaacaaaaaagcaataaaacatcaaacattaaaagtttccctaaacagggctgccttcagatgtcttctaaaagtcagatcaggggtagacaacctaaggcccatgggcccaattgccttctcaatctggcccacgggcggtccgggaatcagcgtgtttttacaggagtagaatgtgtccttttatttaaaatgcatctctgtgttattgtgaggcataggaattcattcattccccccaaaaaaatatatagtccggcccaccacatggtctgagggacagtggaccggcccacggctgaaaaaggttgctgacccctgagtcagatagttgtttatttccttgacatctgatgggagggcgttccacagggcgggcgccgctactgagaaggccctctgcatgggtGGAGAATCCTTTCCTGCCAGAAAGGACCACCTTCTCTCTCTTCCAGAAGCCACGTGTGGGTgttgggcagggccagaagcTAAAATGAGCAGAGGAACAAATGTTTATTTTGCTCCTGTGCATTAAGAGTTGCTTCTGCACACGTTCACACATCCCACTGGACTCTtcatccaggcaggcaagaagCACCGTCTGAGTTCCAGTGTGCATTCTAGGCAGGCATGAATATGCAAAGCTGGGCTAGTGAGGAGGTGTGGCTTGGGGGAGAGTCCCTTGCGGGCCTGACGGGAGAGGACTGGAGGGCTGCATTCTGAGCCCTGGGCCTTAAAGTCCCTCTCAGATTCCTTAGATTCTTCCAGGGTTAAAGGGATGGGGGAAAGCGCCACAGTCTTAGGGAGGtgggactggtgactgggagcggctaccgagaccacataacaccggtcttgaaagacctacattggctcccagcacgtttccgagcacaattcaaagtgttggtggtgacctttaaagccctaaatggcatcagtccagtatacctgaaggagcgtctccacccccattgttctgcctggacactgaggtccagtcccgagggccttctggcggttccctcactgcgagaagccaagttacagggaaccaggcagagggccttctcagtagtggcacccgccctgtagaacaccctcccaccagatgtcaaagagaacaacaactaccagacttttagaagacgtctgaagggagccctgtttagggaagcttttaatgcttgatgtattacggtattttaatattttgttggaagccacccagagtggctggggaagctcagccaaaTGGGCAaggtaaaattaataaattattattattattattattattattattattattattattattattatcatcatcatcatcattatcattatcatcccTGGCACGGCTTACCAACTCATGATCTTTCCATCATTATCTAGATGGCAATTTGAGTTTTCCGGGCAGTGTGGAGGTCAAACTCCTTGGCCCCA comes from Podarcis raffonei isolate rPodRaf1 chromosome 13, rPodRaf1.pri, whole genome shotgun sequence and encodes:
- the PRSS53 gene encoding serine protease 53, encoding MCFLHTQRNATLCKTNEVWWGGETQTASSCKGPMAHINPRTCRERTDTTRRSAKMRGQTRSSASAGLLLLLVLTGLQQGSSAQALKCGIQKPVIRIAGGLDARRGEWPWQVSLQYRGEHFCGGSLINERWVLTAAHCFYELGIKICASDWKVVLGRVRLTGRSQRGLERNVSDIIPHKDYVNYDKGDDIALVRLSEPVSYSRDIAPICLPHANHRFAFGTQCWLSGWGEVANNVTLPKPMNLQEMTVDLLTSDTCNCIYSNLRNRRIVSPARPGMVCAMTPDRKRGPCKGDSGGPLVCMEDGYWFQAGILSFSMGCRQFFGPTVLTDTAFYADWIKRYVENATFASQPEPRPNTTDKYMCTGCGVMKADRPGGGAEGLWPWYVSLRHKGQHVCGATLIAEDWVITSAQCFIGLQEPEGWEVLLGEQREEGKQTWQEKRAIQQIELHGAYVEAKEGHDIAMAKLSQPVVFNDRIRAICAPYANHQFPFGSTCWTRGRRIDGNLSFPGSVEVKLLGPKQCNCIYNKTSNVGEEIPITSEMMCATPSKSNMLCQDSIGDPLVCNENGTWFLAGISSFGKGCGTVVRPGVYTSVSSFQEWIMQLSWSAYYDVQKPPIPVVNDTETCMHVFLSRPSRV